GTCGATGCGAAATACCGATGGCACTGCAACCAGTAAGCAATGAGCTGATTTCAGTCGTTAGCACTTCTTCGTCGAGACGTGGATGAAATGTTTGCTGAGCATTTTCATTTGCAAATACCCCGGAAATTTTTTATAGGTCAGAGCCTCACGGCTCTGGCCTTGTTTGTTTTTGCCGGAACAAAAATGCCGGTCGGTGGTTTCCGGTGTTCCTTGCTCCATATCGCTTAACCCTGCTCGTCGTAACGGGAGCTGTATGTCGATACCAAGTTTGAAATCTTATCTCTCCATTTTCGCCACCGTGCTGCTGCTCGGTCAGGTAGTCCCTGCGGCACAAGCGGCGGATCTGCCTGACTTCACCCAATTGGTCGAACAGGCGTCGCCAGCCGTGGTGAACATCAGTACAACGCAGAAACTGCCGGATCGTAAAGTGAACCAGCAGATGCCTGATCTGGAAGGCCTGCCGCCGATGCTGCGCGAGTTCTTCGAACGTGGCATGCCGCCTCAACAGCGTTCGCCGGGCGGTGGTGGTCGTCAGCGTGAAGCGCAGTCGCTGGGCTCGGGCTTCATCATCTCTCCTGATGGCTACATCCTGACCAACAACCATGTGATCGCTGATGCTGACGAGATCCTCGTGCGTCTGGCTGATCGCAGCGAAATGAAAGCCAAGCTGATCGGCACCGACCCGCGTTCCGACGTGGCATTGCTGAAAATCGAAGGCAAGGATCTGCCGGTATTGAAGCTTGGCAAGTCTCAGGACCTGAAAGCCGGCCAGTGGGTCGTGGCAATCGGTTCGCCGTTCGGCTTCGACCACACCGTGACCCAAGGCATCGTCAGTGCCGTCGGTCGTAGTCTGCCTAACGAAAACTACGTGCCGTTCATTCAGACTGACGTGCCGATCAACCCGGGCAACTCCGGTGGCCCTCTGTTCAACCTGAACGGTGAAGTGGTCGGCATCAACTCGCAGATCTACACGCGTTCGGGCGGCTTCATGGGTGTGTCGTTCGCGATCCCGATCGATGTGGCGATGGACGTTTCCAATCAGCTGAAGAGCGGCGGCAAGGTCAGCCGTGGCTGGTTGGGCGTGGTCATCCAGGAAGTGAACAAGGATCTCGCCGAGTCGTTCGGTCTGGATAAGCCGGCCGGTGCGCTGGTTGCTCAGATTCAGGATGACGGCCCGGCAGCCAAAGGTGGTTTGCAAGTCGGCGACGTGATCCTGAGCATGAACGGCCAGCCGATCGTCATGTCTGCTGACCTGCCGCATCTGGTCGGTGCACTGAAAGCTGGCGCCAAAGCCAATCTGGAAGTGATTCGTGAAGGCAAGCGCAAGAACGTCGAACTGACAGTTGGTGCGATTCCTGACGAAGACAAAGAACTGGATGCGCTGCCGAAGTCCGGCACTGAAAGCACCAGTAATCGCCTCGGTGTTTCGGTGGGCGAACTGACTGCCGAGCAGAAGAAAACCTATGACCTCAAAGGTGGTGTAGTAATCAAGGAAGTGCAGGACGGTCCTGCGGCCCTGATCGGTCTGCAGCCAGGTGACGTGATTACTCACCTCAACAACCAGGCTATCGGTTCCACCAAGGAGTTTGGCGAGATCGCCAAAGCGCTGCCGAAGAATCGTTCGGTGTCGATGCGCGTTCTGCGTCAAGGTCGCGCGAGCTTCATCACCTTCAAGCTGGCTGAATAATCCAGCGCTAAGGTAAAAAAGAAACCGCCTCGGAAGAGGCGGTTTTTTTATGCCTGAAGCTTTTGTCCCGGCGGGTAACGATCAGCCCATCATGTCCTTCACCATCCGCTCCTGCTCCATCAGCTCACGCTGGCGGGCATCGATTCGCGAGGACAGCGGGAAGTTGCTGCCAGCCTTGCGCTTGGCAAAGTCCAGCTGCTGGATCGCCTGACGATAATCGCCAACCAGTGCGAAGTACTCGGCGCGCGCCTGATGCAGGCCAATGATGTTGCCGGACAAGCCACGGGTTTCGGCGACCTGATACCAGACGTCCGGATCATCCGGGCGGGATTTGAGTAACGCTTCCAGGGCCTTTTCGGCATCCGGCGCGCGATTCTGTTTCAGCAGCAGATCCACGCGAACCTGATTCAGTGGATAGTTGCCCGGATATTGCGTGAGCATCCGGTCAACCCGTGATTGCGCATCCGGCAAACGATTATTGGTAATGTCCAGATCGACTTGGGCGAGGTTATAGATGATTTCGTTTGGCGACGTTGCCAGCAATTGCTTGAGATTCTCGCGCGCCTCATTCAGCTGGCCGCCCTTGATCTGCGCAATCGCCAGACCGTAGCGCGCCACATCGTTTTTCGGGTTCTCGTCCAGTTGTGCACGGAAACGCTTGGCACCCAGGCCAGGGGTTTCTTCGTAGATCAACTGCACGCGGGCGCGGATCAGTTGATAGCGCTTGGAATCTTCGATACCGCCTGGTTTGGCCTGTTCGGCACGGTTGCGGGTGTCGGCAATACGCGATTCTGTCACGGGGTGAGTCAACAGGAATTCCGGTGGCTTGGCGTCGAAACGGTACTGGCGCATCAAGCGCTCGAACATGGTCGGCATCGAGCGCGGGTCATACCCGGCCTTTTCCAGATTGAGGATGCCGATGCGGTCGGCTTCCTGTTCGTTCTGCCGGGAGAAGGTGCGTTGAGATTGAATCGCCGCGGCCTGCGTACCGGCAATTGTGGCGATGCCTGCGTCACCGCCACCGGCCGCTGCGATGACGATCCCGGCCAGCAGCGCAGCCATCATCGGTACTTGCATCCGCTGCGAAGCTTCGACGCCACGAGCAAAGTGGCGTTGCGACAAGTGAGCCAGTTCGTGCGCCAGTACCGAAGCGTATTCGCCTTCGGTCTGCGCATTGAGAAACAGACCGCCGTTGACCCCGACCACACCGCCCGGCGCTGCGAAGGCGTTGAGTTGCGGGCTGTTGATCAGGATGAATTCGAGGCGACGGTCAGTGACCTGGCTGGTCTCTACCAGTTTATAAACGCTGGATTCGACGTAGTCTTTGAGCTGCGGATCGTTGAGCTGTGAAACCTGGCTACGCAACATGGCCAGCCAGGCGCGGCCGAGCTGATATTCCTGTTGCGGCGAGACAATGGCAGAACTGGCGTCGCCGAGTGACGGCAGATCGTCGGCAAAGCCTGGTGAGGCGAGCAGGCAAGCGAGCGTCAGCAGGGTAGGGCGCAGAAAAGTCATGCACAAAGCCTTAGAAGACAAAGACCTTACTGTAGCCGGACACCGGAGCTGCGACCAGATATTCTAGGCAGCTCGACGACCCGAACCGGAGTGACGCAATGACTGACGCTGTAGCCCATGACGTGGAACTGGACGCCAGTGGCCTGAATTGTCCGTTGCCGCTGCTCAAGGCAAAAATGGAACTCAACAAGCTCCCGAGTGGCGCTGTGCTCAAGGTCATCGCCACGGATGCTGGCTCGCAGCGCGACTTCCGCACCTTTGCCAGACTGGCCGGTCATATGCTGCTGCGCGAAGAAGACGAAGCGGGCGTTTACCGTTACTGGTTGAAAAAGGCCTGAACCCAAAGCGTAAAAGACCTAAGGATTATTGATGTTCAAAGTGTTACGCGACTGGATTCAGCGCTATTTCTCCGATGAAGAAGCGGTGGTGCTGGCGGTGCTGCTGTTTCTCGCCTTCACGGCGGTGCTCACGCTTGGCGGCATGCTTGCGCCGGTGCTGGCGGGAATGGTGTTGGCGTATCTGATGCAGGGCCTGGTGGTTACGCTCGAGCGTCTGCGCGTGCCGGGTGGTGTGGCAGTAGGGTTGGTGTTCGCGCTGTTCATGGGCGTACTGATGCTGTTTATCGTCGTGGTGCTGCCGTTGCTCTGGCATCAGTTGATCACGCTGTTCAATGAGCTGCCCGGGATGCTCGCCAAATGGCAATCGCTGCTGTTATTGCTGCCGGAGCGTTATCCGCATCTTGTATCCGATGAGCAGGTGTTGCAGGCGATCGAGGCGGCGCGTGGCGAGATCGGCAAGTTCGGCCAGTGGGCGCTGACATTCTCGCTGTCGAGTCTGCCGCTGCTGGTGAACATCATGATCTATCTGGTGCTGGTGCCGATTCTGGTGTTCTTCTTCCTCAAGGACCGGGCGATGATCGGTGAGTGGGTGCGTGGTTATCTTCCACGTGAGCGCGCGCTGATCACTCGGGTTGCGCAGGAAATGAACCGGCAGATCGCCAACTACATTCGCGGCAAGGTCATTGAAATCGTGATTTGCGGTGGTGTGACCTACATCGCTTTTGTCGCTCTTGGGCTCAACTATGCGGCGCTGCTGGCGTTGATGGTCGGTGTGTCGGTGGTGGTGCCGTACGTTGGCGCGGTGGTGGTGACCGTGCCGGTATTGCTGATTGCGTTGTTTCAGTGGGGCTGGAGTGATCAGTTCATCTATTTGATGGCTGTCTACGGAATCATCCAGACCCTGGATGGCAACGTGCTGGTGCCGTTGCTGTTCTCGGAGGCGGTCAACCTGCACCCGGTCGCAATTATCTGCGCGGTGCTGTTGTTTGGCGGGTTGTGGGGATTCTGGGGCGTGTTCTTTGCGATCCCGCTGGCGACCCTGTTCAAGGCTGTGCTGGATGCGTGGCCGCGCCAAGAGCCGGCGGTGGCGCCGCTGCTGTAGCGATTGATCCAGATTTTGCAGGAAGGCTATTCGCGAGCAGGCTCGCTCCCACATTGATCGATTCGCCCATGCGAGCACGGTTTAATGTGGGAGCGAGCCTGCTCGCGAAGGCGTCAGTAAAAATGACGCAAAAACATCAGGCTTTATTCAGAACCTGAGCAGCAGCCAAAACTGCATCCACATGCCCCGGCACCTTCACACCGCGCCATTCCTGACGCAGCACACCTTCCTTGTCAATCAGGAACGTGCTGCGATCAACGCCCAGGTATTCTTTGCCATACAGCTTCTTCAACTTGATTACGTCGAACAATTGGCAGACGGCTTCGTCCTTGTCGCTGATCAGCTCGAACGGAAACTCCTGCTTGCACTTGAAGTTCTCGTGAGACTTCAGGCTGTCGCGCGAAACACCGAAGATTTCCGTGTTGGCAGCCTTGAACGCGGCGTACTGATCACGAAAGCCCTGCCCCTCAGTGGTGCAGCCCGGCGTGCTGTCCTTCGGGTAAAAGTAGATCACCACTTGCTTGCCCTTCAGGGCTGACAAGCTAACGGTCTGTCCGCTGGTGGCCGGTGCTTCGAAATCGGCAACCGGTTGATCGATGACAATGGCCATGAAAGCTTCCTTACATTGGGTTCTGTGGGCGCCAAGGCTCAATCAGTGCGTCGAGGTTCATCGCGTCAGAGAAATCGAGGAACTGGTCGCGCAACCAACTGATCTGGGTGCCGGCCGGCAGGGTCACGGTGAATGTGGCGTTGAGCATGGTGCCGCCGGTTTGCGGCGCCTGATACGTGTCGCAGGTCAGGTTTTCCAGCTCGACGTTGTGATCCATGAAGAACTGGCACAGCTCATTGATGATGTCCGGACGATACGCCGAGCTGACATAGGCCACGTACGGCAGCGCCTGCGGACGATTTTCCAGCGGTGCGCTGCGCACGACGTTGACGGTGAAAGCGTGTTTCTTGGACAGGCCCGACAGACTGCCTTCCAGGCGAGCGAGGGCGTCCCAACTACCGGAGACCTCAAGGATCAGCGCACTGCACTCGCCGTGGCGAGTCAGGCGCGAAGTAACCACGGCGCAGCGATTTTCATGGCTGGCGCGGCACAGGACGTTAGTCAGCTCCATGGGGTTGGCGCCGAGGGCACTGATGACAAGGAATTGTTCGCGAACTGTGGGGGTGGACATGCAGCATTCCTAAAGCGATGAGCGGTCGGTAGGTTATCGGGCGTTGGCTGCCGGGGAGTGCC
This region of Pseudomonas sp. R84 genomic DNA includes:
- a CDS encoding DegQ family serine endoprotease, translated to MSIPSLKSYLSIFATVLLLGQVVPAAQAADLPDFTQLVEQASPAVVNISTTQKLPDRKVNQQMPDLEGLPPMLREFFERGMPPQQRSPGGGGRQREAQSLGSGFIISPDGYILTNNHVIADADEILVRLADRSEMKAKLIGTDPRSDVALLKIEGKDLPVLKLGKSQDLKAGQWVVAIGSPFGFDHTVTQGIVSAVGRSLPNENYVPFIQTDVPINPGNSGGPLFNLNGEVVGINSQIYTRSGGFMGVSFAIPIDVAMDVSNQLKSGGKVSRGWLGVVIQEVNKDLAESFGLDKPAGALVAQIQDDGPAAKGGLQVGDVILSMNGQPIVMSADLPHLVGALKAGAKANLEVIREGKRKNVELTVGAIPDEDKELDALPKSGTESTSNRLGVSVGELTAEQKKTYDLKGGVVIKEVQDGPAALIGLQPGDVITHLNNQAIGSTKEFGEIAKALPKNRSVSMRVLRQGRASFITFKLAE
- a CDS encoding sulfurtransferase TusA family protein — its product is MTDAVAHDVELDASGLNCPLPLLKAKMELNKLPSGAVLKVIATDAGSQRDFRTFARLAGHMLLREEDEAGVYRYWLKKA
- a CDS encoding AI-2E family transporter, with the translated sequence MFKVLRDWIQRYFSDEEAVVLAVLLFLAFTAVLTLGGMLAPVLAGMVLAYLMQGLVVTLERLRVPGGVAVGLVFALFMGVLMLFIVVVLPLLWHQLITLFNELPGMLAKWQSLLLLLPERYPHLVSDEQVLQAIEAARGEIGKFGQWALTFSLSSLPLLVNIMIYLVLVPILVFFFLKDRAMIGEWVRGYLPRERALITRVAQEMNRQIANYIRGKVIEIVICGGVTYIAFVALGLNYAALLALMVGVSVVVPYVGAVVVTVPVLLIALFQWGWSDQFIYLMAVYGIIQTLDGNVLVPLLFSEAVNLHPVAIICAVLLFGGLWGFWGVFFAIPLATLFKAVLDAWPRQEPAVAPLL
- a CDS encoding M48 family metalloprotease produces the protein MTFLRPTLLTLACLLASPGFADDLPSLGDASSAIVSPQQEYQLGRAWLAMLRSQVSQLNDPQLKDYVESSVYKLVETSQVTDRRLEFILINSPQLNAFAAPGGVVGVNGGLFLNAQTEGEYASVLAHELAHLSQRHFARGVEASQRMQVPMMAALLAGIVIAAAGGGDAGIATIAGTQAAAIQSQRTFSRQNEQEADRIGILNLEKAGYDPRSMPTMFERLMRQYRFDAKPPEFLLTHPVTESRIADTRNRAEQAKPGGIEDSKRYQLIRARVQLIYEETPGLGAKRFRAQLDENPKNDVARYGLAIAQIKGGQLNEARENLKQLLATSPNEIIYNLAQVDLDITNNRLPDAQSRVDRMLTQYPGNYPLNQVRVDLLLKQNRAPDAEKALEALLKSRPDDPDVWYQVAETRGLSGNIIGLHQARAEYFALVGDYRQAIQQLDFAKRKAGSNFPLSSRIDARQRELMEQERMVKDMMG
- a CDS encoding peroxiredoxin, yielding MAIVIDQPVADFEAPATSGQTVSLSALKGKQVVIYFYPKDSTPGCTTEGQGFRDQYAAFKAANTEIFGVSRDSLKSHENFKCKQEFPFELISDKDEAVCQLFDVIKLKKLYGKEYLGVDRSTFLIDKEGVLRQEWRGVKVPGHVDAVLAAAQVLNKA
- a CDS encoding glycine cleavage system protein R, with the protein product MSTPTVREQFLVISALGANPMELTNVLCRASHENRCAVVTSRLTRHGECSALILEVSGSWDALARLEGSLSGLSKKHAFTVNVVRSAPLENRPQALPYVAYVSSAYRPDIINELCQFFMDHNVELENLTCDTYQAPQTGGTMLNATFTVTLPAGTQISWLRDQFLDFSDAMNLDALIEPWRPQNPM